DNA sequence from the Candidatus Fluviicola riflensis genome:
TCCCCATCTATGGCGTATCGATCTTCAGGAAACGCTGAAATTCGGCCTTGTTATCCTGTTGAAGGATCAGTAAATAAAGTCCGGGGTCGAAACCGGAAATATCAAGCACAGAATCAAAAGGAGCCGATTGTCTGAAGACACACTTTCCATGTTGGTCGTAAATCAGGAGATTATCAGCTGCACTATTGCTCAGCGCCAGGTGATCGGTCGCCGGATTCGGGTATGCCAAAAGGGTCGATTCGTTCAATACTTCATTGACTCCACCCGATGGACACCATTGAATGGTCACATAGAACTTTGCCGTATCGTTTTCGCAAGCCGAATCGCTGACGATATACCGATAAGTATAAACTCCCTGAATGAAAAGCGTATCATGCGGCGGATTGATCGTATCACTATAAGGATTTAAGAAAACGCCTCCCGAATCGGCATCGGCTGAAAGTAAAGTGGAAAGATCGAAGGGCTCATACCGGCAATAGGTGGCTGATGAATCGCTTCCGGCTATCGGGCATTGAGCGTTTGTTTTTCCCGGTAAAAGGAGAAACAAAACGATGATTGTTTTTAATAGTGATTTCATGGGATTTGTATTGATAACGTAAAAATACGACAATCCATAGAATTATACAGAAAGCAGAACCGCCCCTCAACTAACAGGAATTACAGATATTTAAAGATTCGTAACCAAAAATCTTCTCTTTTCCTAAGTATTCATTGCGGAAAACGCCAATTCCTGGAAGCGAAGTAAGAAAAATGGCTGTTTCGTCGTGTTTTGTCAAAAGCGCTTGCGTTTCAGATCCCAATCTGCCACTTTTGACCTTAAAACACAGAAATGGCCATTTTTTACGAGCGGCTTGGAATGGCGAAAAGGATGTTTTGCTTACTTTTTCAGCCTTGGCAAAAAGTAAGAAAGATAAATTTACAGGACACCACAAATTGTGGTAGAATGGAGACCAATCAAATACTTACTTTTGATTCATGAATCGCAAATTGAAATTATGGGAACTCGACCGTGTTGACGAAGAAACTTTCAAAGCGCAGGAAAAATTTCCGATCTATATCGTATTGAATGACATTCGCAGCCTGAGTAACATTGGCTCGTTTTTCCGCACTGCCGATGCATTCAATGTGGAAAAAATCTACCTCTGCGGCATCACAGCAACGCCTCCGCACCGGGAAATCCACAAAACCGCATTAGGTGCTACTGACACCGTTCTTTGGGAACACCGCGCTTCGATTGACGAACTGGTAACCGAATTAAAATCCGGCGGGATTCGCGTATGCAGTATCGAGCAGGCTGAAAAAACCACCTTATTGCAGGAAGTCGCCGGCTTACCAGATGA
Encoded proteins:
- a CDS encoding RNA methyltransferase, with amino-acid sequence MNRKLKLWELDRVDEETFKAQEKFPIYIVLNDIRSLSNIGSFFRTADAFNVEKIYLCGITATPPHREIHKTALGATDTVLWEHRASIDELVTELKSGGIRVCSIEQAEKTTLLQEVAGLPDEPYALVFGNEVNGVDQSVIDASDYIIEIPQFGTKHSFNVSVCAGIVLWEFVKRSIG